The Callospermophilus lateralis isolate mCalLat2 chromosome 4, mCalLat2.hap1, whole genome shotgun sequence genomic interval GTGTTGGAACTCTGGAAACACAAATCTGGGAGTCAGGCACACAAGTTACCTTTGCAGCCACGGGACGGGATGATATCATCCAGGCAGAGGGTGTAGTTTGAAAGAAAGAGGCCGGGACCGTCGACTGTAAAATGAAGCAAACGACACCTCCACCCACGAGTCTCTCCGGAGGTATCACATGAACGTGTCCCTGGGTCCTGGGAACCAGGGCCAAGAACCCAGGCAGCGCCGAGACCGCGGCGGCCCCAGGGGCGGGGCTGGCGGGGCGGGGCCCAGGCTCTGGGCTGGCTCTCCGGGGCCCGGGGGCGGCTTGGCGGTGACGTCACCGCATGACTGGGTTTTTATGAATGAAAGGAATCCTGTGAGTGAGTAATTCCGGGAAGCTCGCTTTACAACTCCGCGCGCCCCGGCCCCCTGCGCCGCCCGCTCCACAACAAAACTCGGCTCAGCGCTCCCTGGAGCTCGGCTCGGAGCGCCCCGCGGTTCTGGCCGGAGGGGAGACGGACCCGGGCGCGGGCCGGGACAGCCGCGGGGACAGCAGCGAGACGCGCGCGTGCGGAGGGCGCCAGGCCTAGCGGGCCGAGAGGCGGGTGAGAGACGCGGGTCGGGGACGGCGCGCAGGACCCTTGGGCGGCAGGGCTCCTGCGCCCCGGGGTGGTGCCGGGCGCGGGCGCCGGGGCCCGCTCCGTCGGTGGCCCTGGGTATCCCCCGCCGAGTCGGCGCGGGGGAAAAGGAGACAGAAGTCTGGGGACACCTAGACGCGGCCGAAGCCAAGCTGGGCGGGGTGCGGTGGAGACGGGCCCCTTCCCCGGCGCCGGCCCGGGCGGCGTAGCGGGAGGAAGGGGCCGCGCAGGCCGGCGGGCGGCGGGGGCGGGGGAGGTGTGCCTGTACGTGACTTGCAGGGAACAGTCCCTGGACCGGCGCCCGCGGGCGGTGTGTGCGCGGTTTGTTTACGTCCGAGGGCGGCGGGCGTGCGTGTGTCCCCTGGCAGGCGTCCTGGGTCTCCTGCCCGGCGAGTGCGTGCGCGGTCTACGCGGGGTGTGTGCGCGTCTCCGCGCGTGCGCCCCCCGGAGCCCGATGCTAGCGGTGAGTGCCCCGGAGCGGGTGCGTCCCACGGTGACATCCCACGGTGACCACTGGAGTAAACCGAATAGGGTCACGAGCGAAGGAAGCGGCCCGGTCACAGGGTCTGGGAATTCTCGCCGGGCCGCCCCGTGGCCATCAGCCCGGACGGCCCGGCCCCTGCCCTCCGCGGAGTTTCCCAGGGCCGCAGCCATGTGACTCCAGTGTTTGTCCTCCACCCAGGGCCGGCGCCTGCAGCCACAGGGTGGGGCGGAGGTATCAAACCCCCGCCCAGTTGAGCAGGGGGTGAGGCGAGAGCGACCTGCAGCAGAGTGGGTTGGAGCCCAGGTCCTTGATCCCAGGTTTTCGGGCTCCCTGGGGAGGGCGGACCCTTGGGGACTTTGTACACCTCTGGACTGCCCGTCCCCTCAGTCTCGGGAAGAACAAGAAGGGCCAAAAAACCCACAGCAAAGATGGGGATAGGGAAGGATCTGGCTCGTTGGGATCTGGTGGCTGTACCTGCTGGGTCGTGGAGGATAGGGCGGAGCTAGTCCACTCTCCACGTAGTTTCAATTCAAGGTGGGACTAGTTAGACTGGGCTCCTGCATGAACTGTCAGATCCCAGAGGCTACTTAAGGACCTGGGCCAGCTGGTAGACCTGGAGTGTCCCTCCACTCGCCCCGCAGCCCCTCTGGCCTGTAGGATCTGCAGGCAGTAGGGATAGGtgtttttcctcttgaagggttGGTGGGAGGGGTGGagccccacccacccaccatccGGCCCAAAGCACCTATCCGTTTTGTTCTGCAGCCTCAGGATGGGCTGGGGCTAAGGCGCCCTCTGACCTAATGTGCCTTCCTGCGCCCCCCACCCCTCGGGGTCTATGACATTACggggacgggggggggggggggggggggcactttGCCGGGGTGATCTAATTCTGAATCTTTGAACCCTGGTGAGCTCTGCTACCACATCTGGAAACTGTGTCCGCCTCTCCCCTTGTGTCCCTACCTGCAGCAGGAACTAAGCAATTCCCCAGTGGCAGGCCAGGGAACGGGCAATCTAGTAGTTTCCACACACAGCCTATTTTGCTGGGCAACTGTAGGAGAGAGGACAGAGCCAAGCCCCAGGCCATGGGGGTGTCCAGGAGCATGTGAGGTGTGAGTAGGGGGCTTCAGCCAGGAGCACAGGAACCAGGCAGGCCcatctccagggctcagggccagCGGGTGAGGGAAGTGGCTGGTTTGCTCAGTCATAGATGGAAAGTGAGTATTGAAAGGTTCATTCTCCCCTCCAATCATCCTGGGAATCCACTAGGGCCTAGGACCCAACCTGGGTCCCTCACTGATGCTTTTAGTCCTGCATTGCCCCAGTGCCCTATGGTGGGCCGGGTGCTGGGAGAGACGACAAACCAGATCCAGACTCACCGCCCCATCCCTGGAGCTTACAGCCAAGCCCAGGAAACAGCATTGAAGGAAGAGCCACAAAACTGTACGCAAAGCCTCAGCTGGGATGGGCAGTGGGCAGTATGGGGTGGACGGACgtcactctggcttgaaagtatcTAACAGGGTTCTGATTGAGCCAGGCAATCCAGGCAGGTTTCCCTGGGGAGGTGACCAGTCACAGAGCCTGGTGGAGCCGTCACTGTCTGTGAAGCCCTTGAGGGCAGGGGCTTGATTCCTCTGGCCCAGAGCCCAACACAGAGCCTGTCACCCAACAGGTGCTTCTTGGATGTTTACTGATTGAATAATCGAGCACCTGGTTCATGTCCTTGAAGAATTCCATGACACATGGAGAAAAAGGCCTGAGACCCCAGGGAAGCAGAAAATCAGGGCATAGGCTGTgggactctttttttttatatactggggattgaactcaggggcactggaccactgagccacatccccagccctattttgtattttattcagagacagggtctcaccgagtctcTTTaatacctcgcttttgctgaggctggctttgaacttgcgatcctcctgcctcagcctcctgagctgctgggatgaccaggtgtgcgccactgtgcccagctaggcTGTGGGCAGCCTCCCCAAGGGAGCAGATCCTGTAGAGTTCAAGTCACTTTGTTCTACACACACAGTCCCCTTGTCCCTTTTGGGACACAGTAATTGGGGAGGTTAGCCTGATCCTGGGAGGGAGTGGAGGAGACATGATGAGGCCCCAGGGACCCCCGTGGGCTGGaggagaggctggtagtgccaatCTTTAAACATGCCAGTCGTGGCCAGGTTTGTAGTCTGGGGTCATGATGGCCCCTCTGAGCTCTCTTGGGGCTGGAGATGACGGGAGGCAAGACTCAAGGCCAAGGCTGTGGTCCTGGTCCAGGCTGTGCAGGTGGAGCAGGATGACCAAGGCTGAGATGGCATTGTGTCTGGTGCCTCTGCCCCCAGGATGCCCTCACtgattcccttccctcctccaagGCCCCCTTTCTGCTGAGGGTCTGGGAGCTGCATTCTGGGCTAGAATCTCTAACCTCAGAGATGGTTCTTGTAGGAGGTGCCCTAAGCTTGGGAAGTTAGGCATGTTGGGgacctgaggcccagagagatgGGGTGACACACCTGACAGCGCACAGCGAGTGAGTGGGCTGCGCAGCTGGGGCGTCGCCCCAGTCCACCGCTGCCCTGTCCTGCCTGTTCTCCGCCGCGTCCCTTCCAGCAGGGAGGAGGCTCCACAGCGCGCGCTGCCAAGAACCAGGAAAACACATTTTTTCCCTCTGTCCTCACAGAGCTAGCAAGAGGGGTCAGCAGCCAGGGCGGAGCCTGTGCCCGGGGTGGGCCTGTCTATAGGGTGCCTCTGGAGTGGCCCCGGGGGCCAGGCCGGGTGTGCGGGAGGGTTCATGGCCACCGCCTGGGCAGCGACAGTCCACGGGTCAGCTCACCACGTGGACCGCCCAAGAGTGTTGGGAAGCCAGAACAGGAGGTCCGCTCTGCTGTCTCTGAGGGAGAAGAGCAGCAGCTGGCAGGGCAGGGCCAGGTCAGCCAGCCTGACGGAGGTAGGACAGTCCTAGAAGTCCCCGCCTGGGCCTTGAAGTCGAAGCCCGGGAGTTGGAAAGCTCCCGGTTCTCGTGACTTTGCCTGGCAGCTGCCTGACGGCTGAGCCAGGACGTCCCTGGGCAAACAGGGTGCCCCAGCTCTCAGCAAGGATGCCGGCAGGGGGCTGAGGCAAGGCaggaggggtgggggagaggagggaggaacCGCTGGGAGGTTTCCTCTGGGGGGCTGTGCTGGGAAGGATTCCGAGGCTGTGTGCAGCAGCCGCCATCTCGTCTAAGCagcctgtgctctatatgtggatGCAGTTAGGACCCTCCCGTGCTTTACAAATGGGGAGACCAGCTCCCAGAGGAAAAGTGACCAAGTGAGGGGCCAGGCTATGCAACCCAGGTTCAGTGCTAGGCACAGCACCCAGTACTCAGCACCAGCACCCAGCACCCAGCAGGCTTAGTTACCTGCGCCAGAAAAGGCTTTCCCTCTCCCATTGGGTCTCCGTGTGGCCCAGACATCACTCAACACACCAGCTCCCAAACAGCCATGGCCAGGGGCCCTGGATACTTGAGGTCAGGCCTAACCCAAATCTTGGCGTTCCAGAGCTGAGGGGGCCTGGAGACTGTCAAGCCCACTTCCTCTGTGGGGGTAAACAGGACCCAGGGAAAGGGCTCTGCCAGGGTCACACTGTGAGGAGGCAGGTGGCCCCAGGTGGCCTCCTCAGGGTGGGCTACTCCAGAGGCAACTTCACAGCGTTGTCAGGAAGGCCAGGGATGGAGTGGTGGGAAGGGATTAGGATTCAGTCCTGGGCTTCTAGGGGCTTTGGAATTCCTCTCTCTTCCCAGGGAGACATCCACTCACCTGCTGTGTGACTTCCGGCAAATGATGCTCCTCTCTGGTCTCTATCTCCTGTTgggcaaaatggggctggggtggggggcaaATGGCCTGTAAGCCTTTCCTGCAGCTCCCTGGTGACTCTGGTCAGCGGGGAGGCGCTGAATCAGAGCGGGACCCCAGGGCTGGCTGCAGGCCTGAACCCCACTCCTCCTGGACGGTCACTGACCTCTGCAGTTATACCACTTGCTTCTACCAAAACCCCATGAGGCAGGTATTGTTCTGTTCCCACAGATGGGAAAGTGGAGACCCAGAGAAGCTGAGCAGCTCACCCGAGGTCACACAGCCTGGAGAACACGggaatgggactgaaactgggctCTCCTCTGACCACGCCACTTTGTCTGTTTCCCTCGCCCTCTGCGGGCCCAACTGCACATAGATGGGGTCCCTACTGCTCCCCTCCTGTTCTCCTGGCATCTGTAACCTTTCCACTGTGGGAGCAAGGAGGCAGAGGGAAACAGAAAGCTGGAGACCAGGCCGGGGGCTTCTTCTGCACTAGGCTTGGGCTTGGAACTGGGTTCGGACACTGACTGTATCAGAGACTACCCAGCCCCTCCCAGTGCCCGCTCCTGCCCTGCAGGGCCCTGCTCTGGGTGGCCTTAAACCCCCAGGGCTGCCTCAGCTCATGGATGGAAAGGAAAGCCACCGTTATGACCCTGGGACGGCGGCTGTGGTGGGGAGGGCCGAGGGCtcaggagggcttcctggaggagagGTCTGTGCCCAGGGCGGACGGATGAGCAGGAGTCTGGTGGGAGAAGTGGGGAGGAGGGAACAGCGGAGAGTGTCACGAGGTAGGGGACAGCCCAGAGGCATGAACATGGGGGTGGGAGGAAGTGAAAGAAATTCCTCCTGTCTGGAATGCAGAACGGAGCCCTGTGGTGGGAAAGGGCCAGGGCTGACACGCAGGTCAGCGTACTCAGGGTCGGAGGGAGCCATGGGAGCGGCTTAGATTCCCCTGGTGGAAAGATCCTCCAGGTGCCATGGGGAGGGGGGCTGAGGCCGACAGCAAGGCATGCTGGACCCCCCGGGTGTGCGGCAGGGGCAGCGCCCTTTCAAGAGGCTGTGTGGCCGGTGGGACGGGTACGAGTGGTGTGTGGACATCTACAGGTAGCATCCGCTTAGTCAGGAGGCTGGCACGTTCCGTATGATTTTTCCAGACAGGAGGGGTGGGCAGGGCGTAGAGGTCCCCAAGGACACCTGAAGGGGCCACCAGGGCCCGAGCCCCATAGTGGCTGGAGGGCCAGGAAGGGAACCGGGCCAGAGCCCAGGCTGAGCCTGCGTTTAGCAATGTGGGCTGCAGCTGGGGGTCCACCCTACGAGAGGGCCTTACCCCCTGCCCCCACCAGGATCTGTGAGGAAGTCCGGGCAGCCCAGAGCCCTCTTGGTTGTTAGAAGAACACGAGGCTTTCAGGCCCGCAGGGAAGGCACTGGGGGCCGATGGCCTCTCACCAGTCCATCTGCCCAGGGACAAGCGGAGTTAGTGCCCAGCAGCCCCAGGCATTTGGGGAAGTTCTCCTAAAACTCAGGCCTCGGGTCTCTCAGTACACCCCAGAAGCCTGGTGGCTCTTAAGACCCTCCCAGCCCCAGGGGCGCAGTGGCTCTTCTCTCCGAGGAATCTCTTGAAATGCCAACTTCCCTTTTGTATCTGCTCCTTCCCTCTGAGGTGCCAGACCCCTGACTGTGTGGGCCTGCAGGGGCTGGGGGTTCCCAAAAAGCCCTGGACTGTCCCCACCTCAGCCTGAGTCACCCTGAGAACTCAGCAACTAGCACCCTAAGCATGCGCTCTGGCCAAGTGCTCTTCTAAGCCCTGGGGAGTCCACGGGTGCAAGCTCTGTCCCTCTGGGAGCAGGCACTCTCGGGGAGGCAGATGCTGAACAAATATGTAAAATGCTCGTGACTAATAATTATAAATTGAAAAGTGCTGTAAACACAGGCAGGGGCGGGAGAAGGGGAGAGAGCTTGCGTGGGTCTCTCCCAGCGCTGGGGGTTGGTTCTACGCTGAGATTTGAAGAGACCTGAGGGGTGGCACAAGCTCTGCGGTAGCTAGTGGATACCCATGCCAGGCAGAGCAGGCAGCCATGCAGGGGCCCTGGAGCAGCACGCGGGGGCTGGAGGAGCCGCGAGGAGGTGTCCAGGCGGAACAGAGCCGGGGAGGCCAGTGGCTGGTCAGAGGCGATTGCACGGGGCCCATTGGGCAGTTCCTTGTGGCCACTGTAATGACCTGGCTTTACTTCCAGTGAGATGGGAGCCCTGGAAGGGTCCCAAGACTGGCATGAGGTGATCTGATGAACACCCAACTACTCTGTCACCAAGGGGAAAGCAAGCATAGAGGAGGTCACACACCCGCAAGCACCCCATGGTTGGCAAGGGGACGTTTCCAAAAGGCTCAGGTATGTCTGGTACCGGGTCCATGCACTTTCCATTTCTCTGATGTGTCCCCAGGAGACCCCTGGACCTTGCCAGGATGTGTCAGAGGCTGGGCTGACCCATGGGGTCTGACCCACAGACAGCCCAGACCGGCTTTTGCCTCCTGGGTATCCCTGGTGACAGTGCCTGGAGCGCCACACCTCAGATCACAAACACCTGCCTTTTTCTTTGCTCCTTACCCCTGTCCCCTCCCCAGGGGAATTGTCCCGTGAGTAAACTGAGGCTCACACTAAAGCAGAGAGAAGATCAGATCAACAGGGGACAGAGGATCACTTCTTCAAAGGGGCATGGTCCCCTTTGGGAGGTGGTTCCCTGCTCCAGCCTAAAGTGATGACCACTGACCTCTTGAATGTCCCCTCCATGaaatgtttttggttttgtttcttgaactggggattgaacccaggagtgtcttaccagtgagctacatccccagaccttttattttattttattttattttttgagacaggaaggGTCTCActacttgctgaggctggtcttgaactggtgatcctcttcCCTCCGCCTCCAGAGGAGGTCtccttgctgggattataggcgtgcaccaccaagcCTAGCCCTCCATGAGTGCCGTATCCACCTCCATTCCCCAAGGGCCAACCATATGGGTGGCAAACAGCTGCTTGACAGGTCGTTGTTAGAACATTCAGGCCCGCAGGGAAGGACTGGGGGCTGATGGTCCCTCACCTGCCCAGGGCTGCTACCCCATCTGCCCAGGGACAAGCTGAGTTAGTGCCCAGCTGCCCCCAGGCAGCTGGGGAAGCTTTCCCTAAAATACAGGCCTGAATGAGGGTGACCTGGGGAGGGGACTGGGATGTCATATCTTGTTGCGGTGCTGGCTGTACTTTGGGAAGTCACTGTACACGTTTTGTGCATGtgttttttggtttgggttttatTGGGTGGTAGTGGGGGGGGGGAGTCAGGCCTTGGGCATGCCAGGCAAGGACTCCACCAtggagctgcaccccagccccaCCTAAATTGTTACGCACAGTCTCTCTATAGGTTATACTTCCATGAAACTTTTTAGAAACATCAGATAGGTATGTCTTAGCTTCTCGGAAGAATGGCCTGTGGGTGGTGCCTATTTATTGACAGCCTCCTGCATGTCAGTCTTGGAAGTGGGCAGAAGGATGAAGTGGTAAGGCAGGTGATGGCCCTATTCTTATGGTCTGAAATTTTGGTGGAAGAGGTATGGGAGGGAGAGACAAGCCATAAGCCAGAATTGGAACCAAATAGAACTTCACAAAAGATGATTGTTATGAGGTTTGATAAATGGAGTTAATGATATGACACAAGGTGGGGTTTGAGTCTGGATGGTCAGGGAAGATCTCTCAGAGGAGACAGCATTGGACAAAGACCTGGATGACCAGGAGTCACTATGGGGAGAGAACAGTAAAGAAAACAgtaagtgcaaaggccctgagacaAGAATGATCTATTTAATTAAGAAGGCTGCACCCTCGGGGTCAGAGGAAGGTGTTAGGCTTCAGTTCTTTGAGCTTGGATTTtactataagtgtgtgtgtgtgggaggacGCCAAAGTGACCTTGACCTCCTCTGTCTCCTAGGTCTGCAGCTCAGAGGGCAACTTCTGCAACCATGTCTGTGGATCCCTTATCCAGCAAAGCCCTGAAGGTGAGGTGTCTGCTCCTGTTGTCCTCTGCCCCCTCTCTGTCCACACAGAGCCTCCACATCCTAACTTCCCCTTCCCTTCCTGGCCTCCCTAAGGGTGGGTGGCTCAGCCGGCATCAGGCATTTATGGTGGCATGGGGCCAGGTCACTTCCCACTCTGGGCCTGCTTCCCCATTCAGAGGTGCTTTCCGGGCTGGGTTCTGGCTGAGTCCAGGACTTGACGCTTGGTTAGATTTCGGCCGAGCCCTGGGGTGGCCTCCTTTCGAGTTCGATCCTGGTTTGGCCTGGTTTCCCCTTCCGGATTCCTGTCCCCTTCAAGGGCCTGGATCAAGTCCAGCCACCGCCTCTGTGGCCACGGCGGCGACGGAGGAACACGGGGCTGGgggggagtgggggagggagaggacCGTCCCCAGCGCGGGTGGCGCGCCAGGCCCGGGACTCGCGACCCACGGGCGGGAGCGGCTgcggcctcagtttcccctgccCGCAGGTCAAGCGCGAGCTGAGCGAGAACACGCCGCACCTGTCGGACGAGGCGCTGATGGGGCTGTCGGTGCGCGAGCTCAACCGGAACCTGCGCGGGCTCTCGGCCGAGGAGGTGACGCGGCTCAAGCAGCGGCGCCGCACGCTCAAGAACCGCGGCTACGCCGCCAGCTGCCGCGTGAAGCGCGTGTGCCAGAAGGAGGAGCTGCAGAAACAGAAGTCGGAGCTGGAGCGCGAGGTGGACAAGCTGGCGCGCGAGAACGCCGCCATGCGCCTGGAGCTCGACGCGCTGCGCGGCAAGTGCGAGGCGCTGCAGGGCTTCGCGCGCTCGGTGGCCGCCGCCCGCGGGCCAGCCGCGCTCGTGGCGCCCGCCAGCGTCATCACTATCGTCAAGTCGGCGCCGGGCCCTGGCCCCGCCCCCGGCCCGGACCCCGCCCCCGGCCCGGCCGCCTGCTCCTAGTGCGCGCCCCGCCTCCCCTTCCCGCCACGCccacccaaagccacgcccctccGACGCGCTCCTCTCCCAAAGTGCCTGAGCGCCTTCTGTCCCCAGGTCCTGTTTTTCTGCGGCCACCTGTCCCTGTGGTGAACACACATTTTCTTCCCAGGCTCTGTCTTCCTCTTGCAGTTCCCCAAACTGGGACCTAATGGCCCTGGCGAGGGGCAACTTTGTTAGGTTGCGGGGGCATCCGGGTCCAGGGTCTTCCTTGCTGAAATTCACCTTCTTAGGACTGGAGTGAAATCGGGTGAGGAGGGCATGCTCAGTGCTCGAAACTGCTCGAATCATGCCAATGTCCAACCTCCCAGGATTCGGGACTAGATTTGACCCTGTGAGTGACTTGCCAGGCTGTCCTGCTGGGAAGCTGCACTGAAGAGACCTCCCACCTCTGCTTTGGGTCCAGGACCTGCCAGGCTTCCTAAAGCTAGGAAGGTCATTCGAAATGGTGAGATGGGGCAGCCGTCCAGTGGACAAAACATAGCCAAGGCGACATATCACTTAGTGTCTGAGCTGGAACCAAAAGCTGGGCCTTCTTACTGCTGCCTTAAGATTCCAGCCATGATTTTTGAGGGGACAGTGAACAGGGACTGAAAAAGGTGGCAGGAGGACCTCCCTGGCCTGGGAAGCAGTTCTCtgtaagggagggagagagaagcagagggagagagaaggtgaCAGGTGGAAGAGAGGGAAGGAGCCGGCCTGGATCCATGCAAGGCTCTCCTTGCAGCCAGGGTGCCCTGGAGCTGGCTAGTCCAAGAGAAAGGGGAATGGAGGTGACCACTATGGCAGATGCGGAGACCAGGAGACAGATTCACAGTCCCAAAGCCTGGAGTTGGGGTCCTTGGATGTAAGGAACCCCTTCAACCTTTGTATCCTCTGTGGGGTTGGGGCTGGCCATTGCCACTGTTGCAGTCCTCCTGGAAAGCCCACCCCCCAACACTGTATAcagccgcccctccccactttttATTTATTGCACGAATCTAAGTTATTCTCCCCAGCCAGAGCCCAGCTCTtgctccctgggaagagtggcatGTGGCCCTGAGCTGGACTTTATATTTTATACCTGCAAATAAATCACATTTTATCTTATATTTAGGGAAAGCCAGGTGGCAATcacaaaaatgttttttaaaattgccCGGCcccagaatttatttattttctgacttACAGTGAGCATTGTCTGCCTTCTGTATTTTGTagactttctgaataaagtcaagaTCTCTTTTTCCATTGAGAAGCGTACATCCTGGcctgttttgtgtgtgtactgAATAAGCGGCCTGAGATGGGGTGCTCAGGGCCCTTCAGAGGGTGGGAGGGTAAGCCCCCATCGCTAGGTGTTGCTGATATGGGGCAGGAATAGAGGAGGGCAGTGCCAAAAATTTGTACCTTCCATCTAGAGCCTAGAAGCCTCCTTAAGGTAGTTCAACTCCTGGATTTTAGAGTTATCTTTCCAGCACTTTTATACCAAGGTCTGATTTTCTATGATCAAGTCAGAGTTTTTTCCCCCAGTTCTGGAAAGCACAGGGAGGCATGGGGAGAAGTGGCTTCCTCAGTCCCAGCCTACAGAACTAAATCTTACTCCTGGGCCTTATTCCAGGCCCATATTCGCGTCATCCCAATCTGCCAGGCCTCAGAGGGCCCCTTGAGGCGGGTGGACGGTGGTTGTGGGGTCAGCGGAATCAGAGTTTGACTCCAGGGTCTCTTTTCCTTGCTGTGGAACTTGTGGGGCTTAATTGTGTTTCTTGTAGCCTTGGCTTATCCACCTACAAAGTAGAGGTGCTATCAGAAGATAGGCAGGAAAGCACTGGGGCCGGAGAGGTTGAAGGTGAGGAGCTGCAGGCGTTCACGGTCACACAGGGCCCGGGTAAGGACCCTGTGTGTAGCTGGgtagggagatggtagggctgggGAAGCTGCAGAATTTGAGTGTGGGAAAGGGCCTGACAACAAGGGCTTAACTGGGACTGCGGAGCTCTCTTCCCCTCAGGCTGGGGCTCTGATGAGTCCTAGATGTGTGAAATGCTGAGCACAGGCCTGGGGCATGGGCAGCAGGAAGCCCTGGGAGGGACCAGTGGCTGTTACCTCCAGGTTACAGGCTGGCTGGGAATTTCCCCCACCCACGCTGCATTCCTGAGAGCtcctgtcacatggaggctgGGCCCCAGCAAGGAATGAGGGTGGAGGGAAGGTGCCTGTTGCCTAGGacccctgccccaacttcctggccCCAGGGTCCCAGGGTAGAGGCAAAGGGAAGCTAAGTATTCTGGAGGATCCCTGGAAGTCCTTGCAGAGGGGCTGCCAGTGACACTGGTTTTCCCTATGGCGCCCAGTCCTTATGACAACAAGAGGCTGAGCTCCTTGTGACCTGCCGGCTGGGGGAGGAGGTGACACTTTGCCCAGCGGGGACCTGGGGACCTGGATGCCGATTTCAGTCCCTGGCAATGTGACTCCCCTCCATCACCTAGACATCATGCTCAGGAAGGACGAAGTGGACACCCCACCCCGCCAGGTGGAGGGGGCAGGAAAGAGGCAGGGACAG includes:
- the Maff gene encoding transcription factor MafF, which produces MSVDPLSSKALKVKRELSENTPHLSDEALMGLSVRELNRNLRGLSAEEVTRLKQRRRTLKNRGYAASCRVKRVCQKEELQKQKSELEREVDKLARENAAMRLELDALRGKCEALQGFARSVAAARGPAALVAPASVITIVKSAPGPGPAPGPDPAPGPAACS